The window GTGGATCGGCTGGCCGGGCGACGTCGGCGAGCTCACCGAGGGACAGCGCGAGCAGCTCCAGTCCGAGCTCGCCGACCAGCGCTTCGTGCCGGTGTGGCTCGAGGCGGAGGACGTGCGGCAGTTCTACGCCGGCTTCTCGAACAGCGTCCTGTGGCCGCTGTTCCACTACCTGCTCGATCAGCTGCCGCTGCACCCTGGCGGGTGGGAGGCGTACGAGCGCGTCAACGAGCGCTTCGCCGAGGAGGTCGCGCAGCGCTACAAGCCGGGCGACGTCATCTGGGTGCACGACTACCAGCTCATGCTCGTGCCGCAGATGCTGCGTCGCCGCATTCCGGAAGCGCGCATCGGCTTCTTCCTGCACATTCCGTTTCCCGCTTCGGAGATCTTCCGCACGCTGCCGCACCGCGAGCGCATCCTCGAAGGTCTGCTCGGCGCCGATCTGGTCGGCTTCCACACGGCGTCGTACATGCGCGCGTTCGCGTCGTCGCTGCTGCTCGTGCTCGGGCTCGCGGCGAACGTCGACCGCGTGCGCACGGGGCAGCGCGAGGTGCGGCTCGGCGTCTTCCCGATGGGCGTCGACGCCGAGAACTTCGGCGACCTCGCGAGCCGTCCGGAGGTCGCGGCCGAGGTCGCGGCGCTGCGCGGTTCGGACGGCTGCTCGCTGCTCGTCGGCATCGATCGCCTCGACTACACCAAGGGCATCCCGCGCCGCCTGCTCGCCTTCGAGCAGCTGCTGCGCGACCACCCGAGCCTGATCGAGCGCGTCCGCATGATCCAGGTCGCGGTGCCGTCGCGCGAGCAGGTGGGCGCCTACCAGGAGTTCCGCGGTCAAGTCGAGGCGCTGATCGGCCGCATCAACGGCGCCTTCGGCACGCCGCGCTGGGTGCCGATCCACTACATCTACCGCGGTCTCGCCGAGCACGAGGTGGTGGCGCTCTACCGCGCCGCCGACGTGCTCGTCGTGACGCCGCTGCGCGACGGCATGAACCTCGTCGCGAAGGAGTTCATCGCCTCGCGCACCGACGAGGAGGGCGTGCTCGTGCTGAGCGAGCTCGCGGGCGCCGCGTCCGAGCTCGCCGAGGCGATCATCGTCAATCCGTACGACGTCGAGGGCACGGCGGACGCGCTGCGCCGCGCGCTGACCATGCCGGGCGCCGAGCGTCGCGCGCGCATGCGCGCCCTGCGTCGCCGCGTGCGCACCTACGACGTGCACTCCTGGGTGCGCTCGTTCCTGCGCGCGCTCGACGAGTCCGGGTCGCCGGTCGAGCTCAGCGCGCTCGCGATGACGCCGTCGTGGCAGCTCGAGCGCGTCATCGACCGCATCCGTCGGGCGGAGAAGCTGCTCCTGCTGCTCGACTACGACGGCACGCTCGTGCCGTACGCCAGCGTGCCGGAGCTCGCGATGCCCGACGAGAACCTGCTCGCGCTGCTCGCCGCGCTCGCGGCGCGGCCGGGGACGGAGGTTCATCTCGTGAGCGGCAGCTCGCGCGAGGTGGTGGAGACCTGGTTCGGCGACCTGCCGGTGAGCCTGTACGCCGAGCACGGCTTCTGGTCGCGGCCGCCGCGCTCGCTCGAGTGGACGCGTCACCCGATGCCGCCGCAGGAGTGGCGCGAGCAGGTGCGGCCGATCCTCGAGAACTTCAGCGCTCGCACGCCGGGCTCGCTGATCGAGGAGAAGACGGCGTCGATCGCGTGGCACTACCGCATGGCCGAGCCGGTGTTCGGCGCCTTCCAGGCGAACGAGCTGCGCATCCACCTGACGCAGCTTCTCAGCAACGTGCCGATCGAGGTGCTGAACGACGACGAGGACAAGGTCATCGAGCTGCGTCCGTTCGGCATCAACAAGCGCTCGCTGCTCGCGCCGCTGCTCGCGCGCGTCACCGACGACACGCTGGTGGTTGCGATGGGCGACGACCGCACGGACGAGGAGCTGTTCGCGGCGCTGCCCGCGGGCGCGCTGACCGTGCACGTCGGGCCCGGGCCGAGCCGCGCCGAGGTCCGCTTGCCGAACGTCGACGCCGCGCGCCGCATGCTCGAGGCGCTGCTCGAGACGCAGGCGGCGGTCGCGGTCTGACCTCGGCCCGTGGACGGCCTGCTGCGCCTCGCTGGCGCGTTCACGGCGTCGGCCACGTGGTGGGTGTTCCTGCTCGCCTCGGCGGTCGGATGCGTGGTGCTCGTGCTGCGCCTTGCGTCCTTCGTCCGCCGGCTCGCGACGGGCGACGCGGACGCGCGTCGTCGAGCATTCGTTTCCTGCGCGCTGTTCGCGATCGCGTTCGCCGTGCGCTGGCTGCTGCCCGAGCGCACGCACTACACGTTCAACGACGAGTACGAGTACGTCGCCTACGCCCGCACGCTGCTCGCGACGCACGTCTACGGTCTGCCGAGCGGTCCGCCGGCGGGCGTCTTCCTGTGGGCGCTCGCGTTCGTGCCGCTCGGGGTGTCGACGCACGCGGTGTTCACCACGACGATCGTGCTCGGGAGCCTGACGCCGCCGGCGCTCGCCTGGATGCTGCGCGTGCTGCGCGTCGAGCGCGCGGTCGCGCTGACCGCCGCCGTGCTGCTGGCGCTCGCGCCGCTGCACGTCAAGCACTCGGCGTCGGCGTCGCTCGAGGTGCTGTCGCTACTGTGCGTGGTGCTCGCGGTCGGGACGTTCGTCGAGCTGCTGCGGACGCCGGGCCTGCTGCGCTCGGTGTGCTTCGCAGTCAGCCTGTTCTTCGCGCTCACGATGCGCGTCGAGAACTGGGCGCTGCTCGCGCTGCTGCCGCTCGTCTGGTGGCTGTGGCGTGACGAGGCGCGGCTGCGCTCGCCGGTGTCGGCGCTCTTCGTGCCGCCCGCGCTCGCCGTGGCGGTCGCGGCGGTGTACGTGCCCGGGATCCTCGCGGCGCCGATCCGCTGGGAGCCGGCGTGGAAGAGCCGTCTGCCGGCGGCGAAGCTGCTGCTCACGAACCTCGCGTTCTTCGTCGGCGGCGATCCGTGGACGGGCAAGGTGCCGCTCGTGCTCGGTGCGGTCGGGCTCGTCGCCGGGCTGCGCACGCGGGCGCGCGCGGTCGCGCTCTGGCTCGCGTTCCTGTTGCTCTACTCGGTGATCTACGTCTTCTACGGGCTCAACGTCGGCTGGCTCGAGGAGCCGCACCAGCCGCCGCCGTGGGGCGCGCGCGGCGCGGGACACGACATGTTCCGCTTCAACGTCGTGCTGCTCGCGCCGGTCGTGCTGCTGCTCGCGTACGGGCTCGTCGCGCTGGCGCGCGGCGCGTGGGCGGCGCTGCGGGTCGACGTCGACGGCCGGCGGCGTCCGCTGCGCGTCGCCGCGCTCGCGGGCGGCGTCGTGCTGGTTGCGGTGCTGCTCGCGTGGCGAGGAGAATACGCCACGTACCGACCGCTCGAGCTGATCGCGTCCCGCTACAACCGCGGCTACGAGATCGCGGAGCTGCGCTTTCTGCTTGACGCGACCGCGAGCGTCGCGGCGGGCGCGCGGCTCTACCTGCCACCACCCGCACAGGGCATCGTCCTCGGGGAGATCGAGACCCGGCCGCTCGCGGCGCTGCACGTCGACCTCGCACGCGGCAACACGGGCGGCGAGGCGCTGCTCTACGTGAGCGGACGCCACCTCGGCGTCTCCGGGGTGCGGACGCGCATCGCGACGCTGCAGCGACGCTTCGAGCTGCACGAGATCGCGCGCCGGCGCGAGGGGCCCGACACCTTCCAGCTCTTCGCCCTCCGCCCGCGAAAGCGCGCGGCGGCGGCGCAGTGAGCGCGCTGCCAAGCGAAAACTGTCTGCGCATGCTTGCTACCTTCGTCGACAACGGCGACGGCACGATCACGGACGCCCGCACCGGCCTGATGTGGGAGAAGCTGTCCGACGACGACAGCATCCACGACCGCGACAACCTCTTCACCCATGCCGACGCGACCGCCGTCAAGATCGCGACGCTCAACGCGAGCCACTTCGCCGGCTACGACGACTGGCGGCTGCCGACCGTCCGCGAGCTGATGACGCTGGTTTCGTGACGGGGCGCCGCTCGGGGTTCCGTCGGCCTTCAACTCCGGCTGCACGCCCGGCTGCGACGTCCTGACCTGCAGCTGCGCCACGGGGGGCGCGTACGCGACCTCGTCGCAGGGACCCAAGAACACCTTGGTGGGCCTCATCTTCACCGGAACGGGGGCGGCCTACTCTGCGGGCAGCCCGATCGGCGGCATGATCCGGGTGCGCGCGGTGCGCGGCGGCTCGTGACGACTGCGCTGCGTCGCTGGTCATCGCTGCGTTTCCGCGGTTGACCGCGCTCGCGAGCGCGCGCTAGCGGGAAGGGGCCGCCCGCGTCGCTGGCGGCTTCGCGATGCGCCTTCCTGCGGCACCGCTCCTCGTCCTTGCCGTCCTTCTCGCCGTCGTTCTCGCGGTCGACGCCGTCGACGCCGTGGACGCTCGGACCGCGGGCGCCGAGCGCGCAGCCGACGGCGCGCGGCTCGCAGCCGAGCTCGGCTGCGCGGCCTGCCACGCAGGGCTCGACGTCGAGAGCCCGCTGCGCGAGCGCGCACCCGACCTGAGCTACGCGGGTCTGCGCTGGCGCCGCGCGTACCTCTTCGACTACCTGCAGCGGCCGCGCGCCGTGCGTCGGCACATCGGCGCCTCGCGCATGCCGGATTTCGCGCTCGACGAGCGCGAGGCGCTCGCCCTGACGCTCTTCCTCGCCGAGCAGCGCGCCGAGCCGCCGCTGCCGCACGCCGCGCTCGAAGACCCGGCGCGTCCGCGGGCGACCGGCGAGGACGCGCAGATCTCCGATGCCTCCGAGGAGCAGCTCGTGGGCGACCTGCGCGAGCACTCGTGCCTCGCCTGCCACACCTGGCGCGGCGCGGGCGGCGTGCGCGGCCCCGAGCTCGCCGACGCGGGCGCGCGGCTCGATCCCGCCTGGCTGCGCCGCTTCCTGGTCGCGCCGGACGCGTACGGCGTCGCGGACGGCGTGATGCCGGCGCTGCTGTGGCGTGCGGGTCCGGACGGGCGCGCGGCCGAGACCGTGCCCGGCGCCGGGCGCGCGCTCGAGCGCATCGTCGCCGCGACCGACGCGCTCGCGCGCGAGCAGCGCGCGGCGCTCGAGGCGCGCTTCCGGGAAGCGCGCGACCGCCATCCCGAGATCGACGCCGCGGCGGGCGAGCGCGTGTTTCGCGCGCTCGGCTGCGCGGCCTGCCACCCGATCGGCGACGTCGACGCGAATCCCGATGCGCCCGACCTCGCGAGCGAGGGCATCCGCGTCAAGCCCGAGTGGCTGCGCGCGTACCTGCGCGCGCCGTCTCCCGTGCGTCCTTCGGGCGGGCAGCCGGGCAGCGGCAGTCGGATGCCGGATTTTCGCTTGACGGAGGACGAGGTCGAGGCGCTCGCCGCGTTCCTCGGCACGCGTCGGCGCGGCGCCGAGCACTTGCGCGCGGATGGCGCGCCGGCACCGCTCGGCGCCGTGGCGCGCCGCAAGGTCGAGACGCTGCTCGATACGCGCCTCGCGTGCCTCGGCTGCCACGCGCTCGGCGAGCGCGGCGGTCGGATCGGGCCGAACCTCGCGGCAGCGAGCGAGCGGCTCGAGCCCGCGTTCGTCGAGGCGATGGTGCGCGATCCGCAGCTCGTCGTGCCGCACGCGGCGATGCCGAAGCTGCCGCTCCCCGCGCGCACGCGCGAGCTCGTCGTCCGCTACCTCGTGCACCACGCGGGCGAGGCGGGACGCGCGCCGCGCGAGCGCCTGTCGCCGCTCGACCTCGCGACGTCCGCCGGGACGGACGCAACGGCGGGCGATGCGGGCGACACGGGCGCGGCGCTCTACGGGCGGCTGTGCGCCGCGTGTCACGGCGCGCGCGGCGACGGCGACGGCTTCAACGCGCGCTTCCTGCCCGTCCGCCCGACCGCGCACGCCGACGCGAGCTACCTCGCGACGCGCGCCGACGACACGCTGTTCGACGGCATCGCCGCCGGCGCCGCGATCCTCGGGCGCAGCCACCTGATGCCGGCCTGGGGCGAGACGCTCAGCACGGCGCAGATCCGCGACCTGGTCGCGCACCTGCGCGAGCTGTGCCGCTGCGAGGCGCCGGCGTGGACGCGCGACGGCGACCCCGACGCGCCGACGCTCGCGCGCTCGCTCGTCGCGCCGCTGCCGGCGTCGACGGTGTCGGCCGCGCCGAGCGCGAGCGCTCCTGCAGCCGGTCCCGCGCAGGACGAGAGCAAGAGCGCTCCCGCCGCCAAGCCCGCACGCCTCGAGCTGCCGCTGCCCGCGCCGACGCCGCTGCCGACGATCACCTTCGACGATTTCGTCGGCGCCGAGGCGTGCCGCGAATGTCACGCCCGGCAGTACGACCTCTGGGCGGCGTCGACGCACGGCAAGGCGGGCGGCGCGCCGCGCGACGTGCGGCTGATCGCGCCCTTCGACGGCACGCCGCTGCGCTTCGCCGACGCGGTCGTGACGCCGCAGCTCGGCGAGCGCGGCGAGCCGTTCTTCGTCGTCGAGCACGAAGACGGGCGCAGCGAGCGCTTGGACGTCGTCGCGGTGGTCGGCGGCGGTCACCTGATCGGCGGCGGCACGCAGACCTTCTTCGCGCGCTTCCCCGACGGCACCCTGCGCTTCCTGCCGTTCGACTTCATCCGCGGCGAGGGCGTGTGGTTCGGGCAGCGCCGCGACGACGGCTCGTGGCAGCCGGTCGACGAGACGCTCGCGCTCACCGACCTCGCCAACTGGCCGCCGCAGCGCATCCTCGGCAACGGACCGTTCGCGAACTGCGACGTCTGCCACGGCAGCCAGATCCAGGTGCTGCCGCTCAAGGGCGAGCGTGTCTTGACGCGCATGAAGTCGCTGAAGATCGACTGCGAAGCGTGCCACGGACCGGGACGGCAGCACGTCGCGTGGGCGCGCTCGCCCGATCGCGACGCCGCGAGCGACGACTTCATGGCGTCTCTCGACACGCTCGACAAGGACGGCTCGCTGCGCGTCTGCTTCCAGTGCCACGCGAGCCGTCCCGTGCTCGATCCCGACTACCTCTCGGGTCGTCCCTTCGAGAACTCCTTCGCGCTCAAGTACCTGCTGTTCGAGGACAACCCGTACTTCGCCGACGGCCGCATCCGGACGTTCAGCTACCAGGACAACCACCAGTTCAGCGACTGCTACGTGAACGGCTCGATGACCTGCGTCGACTGCCACGACCCGCACGCGCAGACCTACCGCGACGTGAACGGTCGCGCGCTCGCGGGACGCTTCGACGACGGGCAGTGCACCGGCTGCCACGCGAGCAAGGCCGAGCGCTCGGAGCTGCACACGCACCACCCGGACGGCTCGCCCGGCGACGCCTGCACCGCGTGCCACATGCCGTTCCTGCAGCAGCCGACGGTCGGACGAAAGCTGCGCTTTACGCGCTCGGACCACACGATCGCGATCCCGCGCCCCGCGTTCGACGCGTCGCTGCCGATCGAGGGCGCGTGCCGGCAGTGCCATCCGGAGCGCAGCGTCGAGGAGCTGCAGCGCCAGACCGAGGCGTGGTGGGGACCGCTCAAGCCGCACCCGCCCGCGGTCGCGGCCGTGCTCGAGGCGGAGCGTACGACCGACGTGCGCGACGCGGCGCGCCTGCTGCTGCGCCCCGGCGACAAGCACGTCATCGGGCAGTTCGCGGCGCTCGCGCGCTTCACGCGCCGCTTCCTGGCACCGGACCGCGTGCCGGAAGACGAAGTGCTCGAGCGCCTGCGAGCGCTCGCCGCGAGCGAAGACCTCGACGTGTCGTCGCTCGCGCTCGCGAGCCTGCACTACGCCGCCGGCGAGCGCGACGACGTGCGGACCTTCCTCGTCGAAGCGCTCGAGGACGCAGGGCCGCGCGATCGCGCGCTGCGCCTACGCTGGGGATCGGCGCTGCGCACGCTCGCGCAGGCGCACGAAGCGGCGGGCGACGCGCGCGGCGCGAGCGCCACCCGCCGAAAGCTCGGCGAGGTGCTGCCGTTCGGGGTGCAGAGCCGGCCCTGGATTCGCGCTCACTTCAGGTAGGAGAGGTCGTACACCGACTCCGGCGATATCGGCTTCTCCATCACGTTGCGCTCGACGAAGAAGTCGATCAGGTCCTTGGTCGCAGCGATCACCGGACCGGGCTTCTCCGGCGTGCCGACCTCGGCGAAGTTCTCCTCCTTGGTGAAGAACTTGACCTTGCTGAGCATCGCGGACGTCTCCTCCGGGGTCTGCTCGAAGGCCTTGGCGGCGATCTCCGCCGCTTCCTTCGGATTCGCGAGGATGAAGTCGTGCGCCTTCGCGAACGCGCGCAGGAACTTCTCGCTGAGCTCGCGCTTCGCGTGCTTCGGGCTCAGCACGGCGACGTCGAGGATGACGTACGCCGCGTCCTTCGTGCTGTAGACGACGTGGCCCTGGCCGGCGCTGGTCGCCTTGGTGATCCACGGCTCCCAGGTGACCGCGCCGTCGAGGCCGCCCGACGCGAACGCGGTGCCGGCGTCGTCGGGGTTCATGTTGACGAGCTGGATGTCGGACTCCTTCATGCCGTTGGCTTCGAGCGCCTTGAGCAGCAGCAGGTGGTTGCACTCACCGAGCGTCGCCGCGACCTTCTTGCCCTTCAGGTCCGCGACGCTGGCGTACTCCGTCTTGGCGAGGAACGCGTCGGCGCCGCGCGAGGCGTCGATCAGGAAGGGTACGACCACCGATCCGGGATCCTTCTCGTCGGCCTTCACCACGGTGTCGAGCGTGGTGAGGTGGATGTCGAGGTCGCCGTTCATGACCGGCGGCACGCCGTCGCTGGGCGCGCTGAACAGCTTGGTCTCGACGTCGAGCCCTTCCTCGGTGAAGTAGCCCTTGTCCTTGGCGACGAACAGGCCCGTGTAGCCGATCCAGTTCACGTACCCGACGGTGAACTTCTGCAGCTTCGCGTCGGCGCCCGCGGCGGTTGTGGTCGTCGCCGCGGCGAGCGCGGCGAGCGTCAGGGTGAGCACGGTGCGCAGGAACGCGTTCATCGTGGTGGTCCTCCCATTCCCTCCGTCGTCTCGTCCGTAGGTCGGTTGGCGTGCGCGAGCGGACGTCGGTCGCGTGCCCACGTCGCGAGCAGTGCCGCGCCCGGAAAGGCAGCAGCCGCCGTCAAGATACGAAGCGACGGACACGGCTCGCCCGGCAGCGCGACGTCACGGTGCGCGCGCATGCAGGGACGATGCCGTGCGCGTCAGTGCTCGGCGCTGATCGCTTCGAGCTCGCGCCCGCTGGTCTCGGGCAGCAGGAGGAGCGACGCGCCCGCGAGCACGGTCAGCGTCGCCATCAAGCTCACCATGAAGGGCAGCGTCGCGCCCTGCGCGAGCCCGTAGCCGACCGCGCCGAGCCCGCCCGCGGTGCCGAGCGTCTGCACGAGGGTGAGCCAGCCGCCCGACGTGCCGCGGTGCGAGGTCGGGAAGACCTCGGTCGCGAGCGCGCGGATCGTGACGTTGCACGACACCGAGCAGACCGTGAGCAGCGCCCACAGGAAGGGCAGGGCGACGCCGGGGAGGTGGTAGAAGAGGTAGGCGAGCACCGGAAACGAGGTCGCGACGACGAAGCCGACCGGACGCCGCCCGAACAGGTCGCCGAGCCGACCGGCGAGCACGTTGCCCAGCATGCCGATCGCGCCCGCGCCGACAACCATCACCGAGAACTGCCACGGCGCCCAGCCGTGCGTCGTCAGCGTGAAGTAGCCGCAGAACTGGAACACCGCGATCTCGCCCGCCGCGTAGAGCCCGCCCGCGAGCGTGACGGCGATCACGCGACCGGGGTACGTCGAGGCGAGCGCGCGCATCGGCTCGAGCCAGCCCTCGAGGCCGCCGATGCCCTCCGCAGTGGCGAGGCGCGCGCGACGGTGGGCGTCGAAGCGGCGCGTCTCGGGGATGCCGCGCGCGAGCGGCCGCAGGAAGAGGAGCGGCGTCACGCCGACGACGTAGAGTGCGCGCCAGGTCCACGGCAGGTGGTCGACGAAGCCGAACAGGATCGCGCCGAAGCCGAAGCCGCAGGCGCCGAGCGCGCCGACCATGCCCACACCCCAGCCGCGGTGCGCCGCCGGAAACTCCTCGGCGATGATGACGAACGCCATCGTCGCCGCGGACAGCATGAAGGCGCGCACCGCCATCTGCAGCCCGACGAACCAGAACACCGACGGCGCGAACGCGGTCGCGAGCGTCAGCACGCTGATGCCGGCGACCGACACCAGGAACACCGTGCGCCGTCCGAGCCGGTCGGCGAGCGGCACGAAGAGGAAGGCGGGCAGGGCGCCGAGCCGGATCAGGCCCGTGTAGCCCGCGAGCTCCGACTCCGGGATGCCGAGGTCGTCCGCGATGTAGCTCAGCGCCGACATCAGCATCGACATGTCGTAGTTCTCGAAGAAGTAGGCGAGCGAGACGAGTCCGAGCAGCGTCAAGGAACGCTGCTCGATCGCCGGCACCGGGCCGAAGATCGGCAGCAGCCACCACGGCCGGCGCGGCTTCACGAGGCGCGCATCCTGGACGCTCACGCGTGCGCCTTCGCGCGCGACCGCTTGCCGCCGCGGTAGACGATCAGATGATCTTGACGCTGGACCAGCGGACGTCCGCGGCTCCAGAGCTCGCGGTAGACGTACTCGGTGATCTCGATGCGCTGCTCGGGGCCGTAGCGGTGCACGTTCGGGTAGAGAAGGATCATCCACACGACCGCCATGAAGAGCGCGAAGTCGTCGACGAAGAAGTCGACGACCGTCGACCGCACCTCCACCTGCGCGTCGGCGAACGTCGGGTCGCGACGTAGCTCGCCGGC is drawn from Candidatus Binatia bacterium and contains these coding sequences:
- a CDS encoding MFS transporter, coding for MSVQDARLVKPRRPWWLLPIFGPVPAIEQRSLTLLGLVSLAYFFENYDMSMLMSALSYIADDLGIPESELAGYTGLIRLGALPAFLFVPLADRLGRRTVFLVSVAGISVLTLATAFAPSVFWFVGLQMAVRAFMLSAATMAFVIIAEEFPAAHRGWGVGMVGALGACGFGFGAILFGFVDHLPWTWRALYVVGVTPLLFLRPLARGIPETRRFDAHRRARLATAEGIGGLEGWLEPMRALASTYPGRVIAVTLAGGLYAAGEIAVFQFCGYFTLTTHGWAPWQFSVMVVGAGAIGMLGNVLAGRLGDLFGRRPVGFVVATSFPVLAYLFYHLPGVALPFLWALLTVCSVSCNVTIRALATEVFPTSHRGTSGGWLTLVQTLGTAGGLGAVGYGLAQGATLPFMVSLMATLTVLAGASLLLLPETSGRELEAISAEH
- a CDS encoding ABC transporter substrate-binding protein; the encoded protein is MNAFLRTVLTLTLAALAAATTTTAAGADAKLQKFTVGYVNWIGYTGLFVAKDKGYFTEEGLDVETKLFSAPSDGVPPVMNGDLDIHLTTLDTVVKADEKDPGSVVVPFLIDASRGADAFLAKTEYASVADLKGKKVAATLGECNHLLLLKALEANGMKESDIQLVNMNPDDAGTAFASGGLDGAVTWEPWITKATSAGQGHVVYSTKDAAYVILDVAVLSPKHAKRELSEKFLRAFAKAHDFILANPKEAAEIAAKAFEQTPEETSAMLSKVKFFTKEENFAEVGTPEKPGPVIAATKDLIDFFVERNVMEKPISPESVYDLSYLK
- a CDS encoding DUF1566 domain-containing protein, producing MLATFVDNGDGTITDARTGLMWEKLSDDDSIHDRDNLFTHADATAVKIATLNASHFAGYDDWRLPTVRELMTLVS
- a CDS encoding c-type cytochrome, translated to MDARTAGAERAADGARLAAELGCAACHAGLDVESPLRERAPDLSYAGLRWRRAYLFDYLQRPRAVRRHIGASRMPDFALDEREALALTLFLAEQRAEPPLPHAALEDPARPRATGEDAQISDASEEQLVGDLREHSCLACHTWRGAGGVRGPELADAGARLDPAWLRRFLVAPDAYGVADGVMPALLWRAGPDGRAAETVPGAGRALERIVAATDALAREQRAALEARFREARDRHPEIDAAAGERVFRALGCAACHPIGDVDANPDAPDLASEGIRVKPEWLRAYLRAPSPVRPSGGQPGSGSRMPDFRLTEDEVEALAAFLGTRRRGAEHLRADGAPAPLGAVARRKVETLLDTRLACLGCHALGERGGRIGPNLAAASERLEPAFVEAMVRDPQLVVPHAAMPKLPLPARTRELVVRYLVHHAGEAGRAPRERLSPLDLATSAGTDATAGDAGDTGAALYGRLCAACHGARGDGDGFNARFLPVRPTAHADASYLATRADDTLFDGIAAGAAILGRSHLMPAWGETLSTAQIRDLVAHLRELCRCEAPAWTRDGDPDAPTLARSLVAPLPASTVSAAPSASAPAAGPAQDESKSAPAAKPARLELPLPAPTPLPTITFDDFVGAEACRECHARQYDLWAASTHGKAGGAPRDVRLIAPFDGTPLRFADAVVTPQLGERGEPFFVVEHEDGRSERLDVVAVVGGGHLIGGGTQTFFARFPDGTLRFLPFDFIRGEGVWFGQRRDDGSWQPVDETLALTDLANWPPQRILGNGPFANCDVCHGSQIQVLPLKGERVLTRMKSLKIDCEACHGPGRQHVAWARSPDRDAASDDFMASLDTLDKDGSLRVCFQCHASRPVLDPDYLSGRPFENSFALKYLLFEDNPYFADGRIRTFSYQDNHQFSDCYVNGSMTCVDCHDPHAQTYRDVNGRALAGRFDDGQCTGCHASKAERSELHTHHPDGSPGDACTACHMPFLQQPTVGRKLRFTRSDHTIAIPRPAFDASLPIEGACRQCHPERSVEELQRQTEAWWGPLKPHPPAVAAVLEAERTTDVRDAARLLLRPGDKHVIGQFAALARFTRRFLAPDRVPEDEVLERLRALAASEDLDVSSLALASLHYAAGERDDVRTFLVEALEDAGPRDRALRLRWGSALRTLAQAHEAAGDARGASATRRKLGEVLPFGVQSRPWIRAHFR
- a CDS encoding bifunctional alpha,alpha-trehalose-phosphate synthase (UDP-forming)/trehalose-phosphatase, with product MSRLLIVSNRLPLTLKTEGEVTRVERSAGGLATGLAGPHARSDGLWIGWPGDVGELTEGQREQLQSELADQRFVPVWLEAEDVRQFYAGFSNSVLWPLFHYLLDQLPLHPGGWEAYERVNERFAEEVAQRYKPGDVIWVHDYQLMLVPQMLRRRIPEARIGFFLHIPFPASEIFRTLPHRERILEGLLGADLVGFHTASYMRAFASSLLLVLGLAANVDRVRTGQREVRLGVFPMGVDAENFGDLASRPEVAAEVAALRGSDGCSLLVGIDRLDYTKGIPRRLLAFEQLLRDHPSLIERVRMIQVAVPSREQVGAYQEFRGQVEALIGRINGAFGTPRWVPIHYIYRGLAEHEVVALYRAADVLVVTPLRDGMNLVAKEFIASRTDEEGVLVLSELAGAASELAEAIIVNPYDVEGTADALRRALTMPGAERRARMRALRRRVRTYDVHSWVRSFLRALDESGSPVELSALAMTPSWQLERVIDRIRRAEKLLLLLDYDGTLVPYASVPELAMPDENLLALLAALAARPGTEVHLVSGSSREVVETWFGDLPVSLYAEHGFWSRPPRSLEWTRHPMPPQEWREQVRPILENFSARTPGSLIEEKTASIAWHYRMAEPVFGAFQANELRIHLTQLLSNVPIEVLNDDEDKVIELRPFGINKRSLLAPLLARVTDDTLVVAMGDDRTDEELFAALPAGALTVHVGPGPSRAEVRLPNVDAARRMLEALLETQAAVAV